In the genome of Perca fluviatilis chromosome 4, GENO_Pfluv_1.0, whole genome shotgun sequence, one region contains:
- the thumpd3 gene encoding THUMP domain-containing protein 3 yields the protein MSSQEEDGTAEPGHNTAGPSTCSSTENDETTGDIITVTIGATVPTGFEHTAAEEVNEKIGVDARISKDRGRIYFPITTDKLFQVHLLRSVDNLFVVVEEYDHYQFKESKEETLMEMQQLASKLPWTNALEVWKLNGALKKKKGYRKGGNGTKVKPNSEAADAAVADTEQQELPLAASAAETPTKAESTADTETSTQDTEETAPEAKPIKFRVTCNRAGDKHSFSSNEAARDFGGAVQEFFLWKADMTKFDIEVLLNIHNEEVVIGIALTEESLHRRNISHFGPTTLRSTLCYGMLRLCKPQASDIILDPMCGTGAIPLEGAIEFNSSFYVAGDNNDMAVNRTVNNICHIQKRRAVKGSASGLPIDTVRWDLCNLPIRTGSVDIIITDMPFGKRMGSRKKNWDLYPSCLREMARVCTPGSGKAVLLTQDKKCLAKAISRMGGLWRKLHTVWVNVGGLHAGVYLLKRTGAVFGQTPEDVYESRGTVNAKGDEKGDKELS from the exons ATGTCCTCCCAGGAAGAAGATGGGACTGCAGAGCCGGGCCATAACACTGCGGGACCATCCACTTGCTCCTCCACTGAGAATGATGAGACCACTGGAGACATCATCACTGTCACCATTGGAGCAACTGTGCCCACAGGGTTTGAGCACACTGCTGCAGAAGAGGTCAATGAGAAGATTGGGGTTGATGCACGAATCAGCAAAGATCGTGGTCGCATATACTTTCCAATAACCACTGACAAGCTTTTTCAG GTCCATCTTCTGAGGTCTGTGGACAACCTATTTGTTGTGGTTGAGGAATATGATCATTACCAGTTCAAAGAATCAAAG GAGGAGACATTGATGGAGATGCAGCAGCTTGCCTCCAAACTCCCCTGGACTAATGCCTTAGAGGTTTGGAAACTAAATGGCGccctaaaaaagaagaagggcTACCGGAAAGGAGGAAATGGTACCAAAGTAAAACCTAATAGTGAGGCCGCTGATGCAGCCGTTGCTGATACTGAGCAGCAAGAGCTACCGCTGGCGGCGTCTGCTGCTGAAACCCCGACAAAGGCGGAGAGCACAGCTGACACGGAGACCAGCACGCAGGACACCGAGGAGACAGCACCCGAGGCCAAACCCATCAAGTTTCGTGTGACGTGCAACAGGGCTGGTGACAAACACAGCTTTTCCTCTAACGAGGCAGCCAGAGACTTTGGTGGGGCCGTGCAAGAATTCTTCCTGTGGAAAGCAGACATGACAAAGTTTGACATAGAG GTGTTACTAAACATACACAATGAAGAGGTGGTGATCGGCATTGCACTCACAGAAGAGAGTCTTCACAGGAGAAACATCAGTCACTTTGGACCCACTACTCTGCGGTCTACCTTGTGCTATGGCATGCTCAG GCTGTGTAAACCTCAGGCATCCGATATAATACTTGATCCAATGTGCGGGACTGGAGCTATACCATTGGAG GGGGCCATTGAATTTAACAGTTCATTCTACGTTGCCGGTGACAACAATGACATGGCAGTTAACCGCACTGTCAATAATATATGTCACATCCAGAAACGGAGGGCAGTCAAGGGCAG TGCATCTGGATTGCCTATTGACACAGTGCGTTGGGATCTGTGCAATTTACCCATAAGGACCGGCTCTGTTGACATTATCATCACTGACATGCCCTTTGGGAAGAG AATGGGCTCTAGGAAGAAGAACTGGGACCTGTACCCTTCCTGTCTGAGggaaatggcccgtgtgtgcaCACCAGGCTCAGGAAAGGCTGTCTTGTTGACGCAGGACAAGAAATGCTTGGCCAAG GCTATCTCGAGGATGGGAGGGCTGTGGAGGAAGCTGCACACTGTTTGGGTCAACGTTGGGGGTTTACATGCTGGAGTCTACCTCCTCAAGCGAACCGGGGCCGTGTTTGGCCAAACTCCGGAGGATGTCTATGAATCACGAGGGACGGTTAATGCAAAAGGGGATGAGAAGGGTGACAAGGAGCTCTCTTAA
- the LOC120557149 gene encoding prostacyclin synthase-like codes for MIWTIFLLAQAVLLYLILTNRSRSKSDPPLDKGVIPWLGHALEFGKDASKFLNRMKQKHGDIFTVRVAGRYVTVLLDPHSYDTVINDSDSLDFTRYAQVLMERIFNLRLPHHQPAKAKAMTKRHFIGMDLSALNSTMSRHLQASLKAEMPQNQKDWKEEGLFNLSYSLLFKAGYLTLFGGEQNNNSADPSSIYEEYKKFDGLLTKMARGTLKPEEKRTVQSVRQKLWELLAPAGLTEDSGSSPWLHAYRRLLQEEGADEESQKKAVLMQLWATQGNVGPAAFWLLGYLLTNPEALTAVKRELSGISQMETSETSLLDRAVNTPVFDSVLEETLRLTAAPFITREVVQEKTLHMADGQEYMLRKGDRVCLFPFNSPQMDPEIHHEPQKYKYDRFLNEDGSVKRDFYKGGRRLKYYTMPWGAGTNGCVGKEFAINTIRKFVYIVLTNYDLELCDPNAQMPEVNASRYGFGMLQPEGDLLVRYKPRNTH; via the exons ATGATCTGGACCATTTTTCTGCTTGCCCAAGCTGTCCTGCTTTATTTGATCCTCACAAACAGATCGAG atccaAGAGCGATCCACCTCTAGACAAAGGCGTAATACCATGGTTAGGCCATGCGCTTGAATTTGGAAAAGATGCATCCAAGTTCTTGAATCGAATGAAGCAGAAACATGGCGACATTTTCACA GTGCGTGTCGCTGGACGTTACGTGACCGTGCTGCTGGATCCGCACTCATACGACACGGTCATCAATGACTCGGACTCCCTGGACTTCACTCGCTATGCACAGGTCCTCATGGAACGGATTTTTAACCTGCGGCTCCCGCATCACCAGCCAGCTAAAGCAAAAGCAATGACCAAAAG GCACTTCATAGGAATGGATTTGTCCGCCCTGAACAGCACCATGAGCAGACACCTGCAGGCGTCACTGAAAGCTGAGATGCCTCAGAACCAGAAAGACTGGAAAGAGGAGGGACTGTTCAACCTCTCCTACAGCTTACTCTTCAA GGCGGGGTATCTGACGCTGTTCGGAGGAgaacagaacaacaacagcgCAGATCCCTCAAGCATCTATGAGGAGTACAAGAAGTTTGATGGTCTCTTGACCAAAATGGCGAGAGGCACACTAAAGCCAG AGGAGAAGAGGACAGTCCAGAGTGTTCGGCAGAAACTGTGGGAGCTTCTGGCTCCAGCAGGTCTGACTGAGGACTCGGGGTCGAGCCCTTGGCTCCACGCCTACAGGCGGCTCCTGCAGGAGGAGGGGGCCGATGAAGAGTCGCAGAAGAAAGCTGTACTGATGCAACTCTGGGCCACACAG ggTAATGTTGGTCCTGCTGCTTTCTGGCTGTTGGGCTACTTATTGACAAATCCTGAAGCTCTGACAGCAGTGAAGAGGGAGTTAAGCGGGATCTCCCAGATGGAAACCTCAGAGACCTCATTACTGGACAGAGCTGTGAACACCCCCGTGTTTG ATAGCGTCTTAGAAGAGACACTTAGACTCACTGCTGCCCCCTTCATCACCAGAGAGGTTGTGCAGGAAAAGACCCTCCACATGGCTGATGGCCAAGAGTACATGCTAAGAAAGGGAGACAGGGTGTGTTTGTTCCCCTTTAACAGCCCTCAAATGGACCCTGAGATTCACCACGAGCCACAG aaATACAAGTACGACCGCTTCCTGAATGAAGATGGATCAGTGAAGAGAGATTTTTATAAAGGAGGGAGGCGGCTGAAATATTACACCATGCCATGGGGCGCAGGGACCAATGGCTGTGTGGGAAAAGAATTTGCCATCAATACCATCAGAAA GTTTGTTTACATAGTGTTGACCAACTATGATTTGGAGCTGTGTGACCCAAATGCTCAGATGCCGGAGGTAAATGCCAGTCGTTATGGATTTGGAATGCTACAGCCAGAGGGAGACCTGCTTGTCCGATACAAACCTAGGAATACACACTAG